The DNA region gaaaatacatttccctGCAAATAAAGGAGGAGACGTGCAGCAGGGAACAagctctttttatttctccGTGATTAAAAATGTTCCTGCATTTGGATCATTACGTGTCATGTGGATGCTTGGTGTAAAGTTTATAGATGCACAGCTCAGTTAAATCAGTGTCACGGTCGGCGCTGCATGAAAAATCACACaggatgttgtgttttctctttctgttctcACTTAAGCCATTAATGTGTTAACAGGGGAAGTGCAGAGAGGCTTACCTTGTGGGACTGAACGGCGTGTCGATGGATCCATTTAACATTGCTGTAACAACACCACAGGCAACATctgcaaactgcacacatgAAGAGACGgtgttgaagaaaaacaactgcatgTAGCCTCAACtagttttatttctattttatttcattcagatAAGAACCTCGTGCTTTATAGCTCTATTTAATGAAAGGTGACTGTGCATGCTTTTGTCATAAAGTGTGAGGTTGAATGCAAAGTGTCACTAAGACTCAGCTTCCTTTGTTCTGTTTGACAAAAAGATTGATCACATCGCAGtcttcagaaataaaatttaaaatagaaaataaaataaaagaagaaccCTGCTCACTCACTTTGCGTTTAAGTTTGCTAGGAGCAATTAAAGTCCCCATTCTTAAACAACAGGTCCTAAAACAACATTCCTCACATTCCTGGTTATTAAAGCTTGTGAGTGATGGGAGACTAAATCCTGTTACAACGCTGTAGTCTGACTGCAGAgagcaggttttatttttctccttgcTCTAATAAAGGATTTGTAAACATCCTGTAGGATTCTGACATAATGTCTTGCTGCACTTTTCTCATGAAAACGTGATGTGAGGTCATATTTGTCTCACACGGACTGTGAGGCAGAGGCCGCAGTGACTTTGGTGTGAAGGCTCCTCTGAATGTGTGGGAGCTGCTGGTTGCTCAGGAGAGAGCTACACAATGTGGCTGCATAGAGACCAACACAAAGCCTCATTGATGAAGAACCAGGCAGGGTGACCTTTTTCGACTCTTAAATCACTCATACACAGAAATTTGCTGCATCTCACGATCCACATATGTGTTACGTTAACCGCAGCTTGATCATGAGAGGGCTGTATGACTTCActttgcaaaaacacacaacaagcaaGGGGATTCTTACTGACAACTTACAGCAGCTGAGGCTCGGTTCCAAAATGAGCGTACTGGGTTGTTTTCACATTCTGTCCAACCTGGGCAGTCGGTTGTGAATGTTTCTagaacaacagcacaaacacacaaaaattagAAACCTCAGGATGTCAAGTcgcacacagaaataaaaagcaattggtataaaatataatatggCCACAGTCTCACAATAAAACCTTTTTGGGTAATTGTGTACGTATTGTATAACGAGAACGTGTCACCTGTGAGTTACAGGTGCAGTTTTCTCTTTTGAGAAATAGAATTATTGGCTTTCTCGCTTTGAGTTCATTAAGAAGACAGATATAACTCAAGTTACTTTCGCTCAAAGCCTCGAAAATTTTGCCAGGATGGAGTGGAGTTGCAACCACCTGACACGGTATAATAGACCTCTAGTATTTAATATCAGCAGACATCCTGATaagctttgttttcatgttgcaaAAGCACCTGGCAACGCCCGTCAAAGTTTTTTCCCTCAGAACGTTTGGCACGCACATCAAATGAATGACTCCTGCCTCTCCTCGTTCTCCGtttttactttacttcctgtctAAACTAAATCCAACTAAACGGTCCTCAGCTGTGAGGTCGTCTGGAGACTTACCACTGCTGCCCTCCTTTCCACACCACGTTAGACCATCCAGGACTGATCCCAACAGAGTGTCCTCCAGTGTGAAAAAACAATCCCTCTTTGCAGTAAAGTCGTGGACcacatgctttgttttgctcCAGAACATCATCTaaccaccacccccccaaaaaaaaaagtaaagttaatatcacaacatcaaaCCGGTTATTCTTTGTTATAGAAGACTTTGTGTGAGATGATTATGAAGCATGATGACCGATGCTCACTCTGTTGCATGGAGGTTTGAAGGTGCCTGCAGCGATGAGAGGGTCGTAGGCCTCCATGGGAACATTACAAGGGTCCTTCCCGACATAGGCCTGCTGAAATGCATCCCATACCTTTTGACAGTCATATCTGAAACAGAGTTTAGCCCGAACATGTTTGAATCCAACAACACTGAGCAGTCATTACAGACATTTCAGTGCAGCATTAAACTCAGCCTCGGGGACGTGGGGGCAAGTGTAGGACCAGAAAGCACAACTCTCTTCTCACGTAACACCGTCTGTGTACTCCACAGCGACACGCCTGTGTTTGAATCAACCAAAAGCAGCCGCACTACTTTACCACAGTCACACTTAAACGTTTAAATGCAAAATTCAATCATATTATTCCAGTTGTAGCTGAGGCTGACGTTTCTACTCTTTTCTTCTCCcagtttgcattttttatgGGCCCAGAATATTATAAACACCTCACAATGTTATGCAATGTGGTGTAAAACTTGACCTCAACGCTGAGATGTGTGTGCCAAAGACAGATCGATATTGTAGCGGAGACACTGTATTGCCTGAACAGTTGTGGGACTCTTTATCGATGTCAGTAAGTTCTTATTATTACAAATGCACTTCAGTTAATCTTTCAAGGCTGAAAGGCACCAGACACGCCCTCTTCAATTCATATAGTCAAAATGTCAGTGTCAGCGTTTCATCTACAGCTCTGCAGaaagtgcaaacaaaaaaaaaaaaacaaaaacaaaacaacaactctgaTCTCTGACTTGTACATTGATTTCCAGACATTGATAAGGTTTCTGTGAACTGAGTGGTGAACTTCATGTTTCTCATTTTGTCATCAGTTTggagtttgtgttgctgttgatgtGTATTTCCATCCACGTTAATCAGCTTGTTCTCAGTGATAAATGGGATGTTTGTGGTTGtgaacacacaccacaaactgCCACTTCTTCTACTTCCGTAATGATAATAAACCTAAATCaacatgttgcatttttttccattaacgTGTCCccaaaaatcaaaatcaaaatgaggctgctgctgcttctcgtaaatgtttgttttctgtgtgcagtCCTGAAGTTAGGAgatccaaaaacacacacacagactcacccTTTGAACGCCTCACACCTGTCAAAGAAAGCAGACTTCATTCCGCCTGAGTTGTGGCCGAGCGACAGCGCCAACACAACGACGACTGTGATGACAACGAGGACAACAATGACACAGAAGATGACACATGCTTTCCTCCGTCTCTTCGCTGGAGGCTCCATTGAGAAGTCCGGCTGCTCTCAGCTGGGaaacttttcctgttgttgaCAAGGAGCGGCGCTCGCGCTTGGCCCGTCTAAATACGGAGCGGTGCGCGTGCACCGGCTCGTGCCGGTGACTGGTCTGTCACGGAGAGCT from Echeneis naucrates chromosome 20, fEcheNa1.1, whole genome shotgun sequence includes:
- the LOC115061043 gene encoding ADP-ribosyl cyclase/cyclic ADP-ribose hydrolase 1-like, whose translation is MEPPAKRRRKACVIFCVIVVLVVITVVVVLALSLGHNSGGMKSAFFDRCEAFKGYDCQKVWDAFQQAYVGKDPCNVPMEAYDPLIAAGTFKPPCNRMMFWSKTKHVVHDFTAKRDCFFTLEDTLLGSVLDGLTWCGKEGSSETFTTDCPGWTECENNPVRSFWNRASAAFADVACGVVTAMLNGSIDTPFSPTSIFASIEVMHFNATRVRNLNVVLVTQEKPVANCTNASLKNLQKVLAEGIQYNCTEVAHSQIEECSNNPEKPCGACW